In Nakamurella antarctica, the following are encoded in one genomic region:
- a CDS encoding ACT domain-containing protein, with translation MSYVLRIVLPDRPGSLGAVATALGKAGADILAMDIVERSVGHAVDDLVVDLPPNRQPDSLITAAESVEGVRVESVRPDPGIAETHREWELVEALALDPKNALQTLADMLPRVLRAGWAIVVRVVDGRAELVVGGGGVPSLNGIVPGWAPVTKATGLDGEAHWVPADWKTLGTEMAVAPLGSPDLAILVGRPGGPALRSSEVARLGHLAGLTVVVAGLEGK, from the coding sequence ATGTCGTATGTTCTCAGGATTGTCCTGCCCGACAGACCCGGCTCCCTCGGAGCGGTAGCGACCGCATTGGGCAAAGCGGGCGCCGATATTTTGGCGATGGACATTGTTGAGCGGTCGGTCGGACACGCAGTGGACGACCTCGTGGTCGACCTGCCACCGAACAGGCAACCTGATTCGTTAATTACGGCAGCGGAATCTGTCGAGGGTGTCCGTGTGGAGTCGGTGCGGCCAGATCCCGGCATCGCGGAAACCCACCGCGAATGGGAGTTGGTCGAGGCGCTCGCGCTAGATCCGAAGAACGCGCTCCAGACCCTTGCCGATATGTTGCCGCGGGTGCTGCGAGCTGGTTGGGCGATTGTCGTGCGAGTAGTGGATGGCAGGGCTGAACTGGTGGTCGGCGGAGGCGGAGTGCCCTCCCTCAACGGCATCGTTCCCGGCTGGGCTCCCGTGACGAAGGCGACCGGTTTGGACGGCGAAGCGCACTGGGTGCCGGCTGACTGGAAAACATTGGGCACGGAGATGGCGGTCGCACCGTTGGGCTCACCCGACCTCGCCATTCTGGTGGGCAGACCGGGCGGCCCGGCTCTGCGCAGTTCCGAGGTTGCCCGGTTGGGCCATCTTGCTGGACTAACCGTGGTGGTGGCGGGGCTGGAGGGCAAATAA
- a CDS encoding aldose 1-epimerase family protein has product MTSALEYQYPEYDLAGFGYEAKISPIGATVRELTYQGRDLIVSFDPAQIRPLYRGALVAPWPNRIADGKYSLAGTDYQLAINEVDRHHALHGLICWEQLEVVDVGAAKLTLRHHLVPQEGYPFPLRIDVSFELTAQGLVTSVDATNTGTAAAPYGVCPHPYLVAGSESLDEWTLSMPADSRVEVDDVLIPIGHADVADVDSDYRQGAQIGSRKIDHAFTGLSASDDGRFRVRVTSGGSGVEMSWGAWGSWVQIHTADRPEAHNNRVGLAVEPMSCAPNAFNEQGFALLEPGLTHHAEWTIAAI; this is encoded by the coding sequence ATGACCAGCGCACTCGAATACCAGTACCCGGAATACGACCTGGCAGGCTTTGGCTATGAAGCCAAGATCAGCCCCATAGGGGCTACGGTACGTGAGTTGACCTACCAGGGCAGGGATCTCATCGTGAGCTTCGATCCCGCACAGATCCGGCCGCTCTATCGCGGTGCTTTGGTGGCGCCGTGGCCGAACCGCATCGCAGATGGCAAATACAGCCTGGCTGGCACCGATTATCAGCTAGCGATCAACGAGGTGGATCGACACCATGCCCTGCACGGGTTGATCTGTTGGGAACAGCTCGAGGTCGTCGATGTCGGAGCAGCAAAACTCACGCTGCGGCACCACTTGGTACCGCAGGAGGGATACCCATTTCCGCTGCGGATCGATGTCTCCTTCGAGCTGACCGCGCAGGGTCTGGTCACTTCCGTTGATGCCACCAACACTGGGACAGCCGCAGCGCCGTATGGCGTTTGCCCGCACCCTTATCTGGTCGCTGGTTCGGAATCACTCGACGAATGGACGTTGTCCATGCCGGCCGATTCCAGGGTTGAAGTCGACGACGTGTTGATTCCCATCGGCCATGCCGACGTTGCCGATGTTGACTCGGACTACCGACAGGGAGCCCAGATCGGCTCGCGCAAAATTGACCATGCCTTCACCGGATTGAGCGCCAGCGACGATGGCCGCTTCCGGGTGAGAGTCACCAGCGGCGGCTCTGGCGTCGAGATGTCCTGGGGTGCTTGGGGTTCCTGGGTTCAGATCCACACGGCCGACCGCCCGGAAGCGCACAATAACCGGGTCGGTCTGGCTGTGGAGCCAATGAGCTGCGCACCTAACGCCTTCAACGAACAGGGCTTTGCTCTGTTGGAGCCGGGACTCACGCATCACGCGGAATGGACCATTGCGGCGATCTAA
- the araA gene encoding L-arabinose isomerase translates to MTISNPEIWLLTGSQGLYGPETLDQVTSQSQEIARMLDEAADIEVRVVWKPTLTDSVAIKKQMLEANASTNCIGVMAWMHTFSPAKMWIAGLDALRKPLLHLHTQINVSLPWGEIDMNFMNLNQAAHGDREFGYIQTRLGVARKTVAGHASDPLVQRRIGAWARAATGAAALRSLKLARFGDNMRDVAVTEGDKVEAELRFGVSVNTYGVNDLVAMVDAVSDSEIDSLVQTYLEIYSVAATLQPVGDEHESLRYAARIEIGLRGFLEAGGFGAFTTNFEDLGGLRQLPGLAVQRLMADGYGFGGEGDWKTSAMLHAVKAMAGTRPGGTSFMEDYTYHLGPGTPKILGAHMLEVCPSIAGGVVSCEVHPLGIGGREDPVRLVFSAASGPAVILGIADMGDRFRLVVNTVDVVQPDQAMPKLPVAHAVWQPHPDLATSTESWLTAGGPHHTVLSTAVGVEELQDFAEMLGTEMLVIDPATTTQEFSHQVRWNQAYYRLARGL, encoded by the coding sequence ATGACCATCAGCAATCCCGAAATTTGGCTTCTCACAGGCAGTCAGGGCCTCTACGGTCCAGAGACCCTGGACCAGGTCACCTCTCAATCCCAAGAAATCGCACGAATGCTTGACGAAGCAGCCGACATCGAAGTACGAGTGGTGTGGAAGCCCACGCTGACTGATTCCGTAGCCATCAAGAAGCAAATGCTCGAGGCTAATGCATCCACGAATTGCATCGGGGTAATGGCGTGGATGCACACGTTCTCGCCCGCCAAGATGTGGATCGCAGGCCTGGACGCTCTTCGTAAACCGTTGCTGCATCTCCACACTCAGATTAACGTGTCCTTGCCCTGGGGCGAGATCGACATGAATTTCATGAACCTCAACCAGGCTGCGCACGGTGACCGCGAGTTCGGATATATCCAGACCAGGCTCGGCGTGGCCCGCAAAACGGTCGCCGGACACGCGTCAGACCCGTTGGTGCAGAGAAGAATTGGGGCATGGGCGAGAGCTGCCACCGGTGCGGCAGCGTTGCGCTCACTGAAGCTAGCCAGGTTTGGCGACAACATGCGCGACGTTGCTGTCACCGAGGGTGACAAGGTCGAGGCGGAGCTACGGTTCGGAGTGTCGGTCAACACCTACGGTGTCAATGATTTAGTTGCGATGGTGGATGCGGTCTCTGACTCCGAGATCGATAGTCTGGTGCAGACCTATCTTGAGATCTATTCCGTAGCAGCAACATTGCAACCCGTTGGTGATGAACACGAATCTTTACGATATGCAGCGCGAATTGAAATCGGACTGCGCGGGTTTCTGGAAGCTGGCGGATTTGGCGCCTTTACCACCAACTTCGAAGACCTGGGCGGGCTTCGTCAGCTGCCCGGACTTGCTGTCCAGCGACTGATGGCCGACGGCTATGGTTTCGGCGGCGAAGGTGATTGGAAGACGTCCGCAATGCTCCACGCGGTCAAGGCGATGGCGGGAACACGTCCTGGCGGAACGTCTTTCATGGAGGATTACACCTACCACCTAGGGCCGGGAACACCCAAGATCCTCGGCGCGCACATGCTAGAAGTCTGCCCGTCCATTGCTGGTGGTGTTGTCTCATGTGAGGTGCACCCGCTGGGCATCGGCGGCAGGGAAGATCCAGTCCGATTAGTGTTCTCCGCCGCTTCCGGGCCCGCGGTGATCCTGGGGATAGCGGACATGGGCGACCGCTTCAGGCTGGTGGTGAACACAGTTGACGTTGTTCAACCGGATCAAGCGATGCCGAAATTGCCCGTCGCGCATGCAGTCTGGCAGCCCCATCCAGACCTGGCCACCTCCACCGAGTCTTGGTTGACCGCGGGCGGTCCGCACCACACGGTTCTCTCTACCGCAGTGGGAGTCGAGGAGTTGCAAGACTTCGCGGAGATGCTGGGGACCGAAATGCTGGTGATCGATCCGGCGACGACCACCCAAGAGTTCAGTCACCAAGTGCGATGGAATCAGGCGTACTACCGCCTAGCCCGGGGACTGTGA
- a CDS encoding L-ribulose-5-phosphate 4-epimerase: MRITSEIAGVIKELRREVCELHSELTRYQLVIWTAGNVSARVPGADLLVVKPSGVSYDDLTPENMVLVDFQGRVLEGDLAPSSDASAAAYVYQHMPEVGSVVHTHSTYATAWAARGEAIPCVLTMMADEFGGEIPVGPFALIGDDSIGRGIVSTLQGHRSAAVLMKSHGVFTIGKNARAAVKAAVMCEDVAKSVHIARQLGQPVPIASADVDALFDRYQNAYGQGPVVPQPEKEDRP, translated from the coding sequence ATGAGGATTACCTCAGAGATTGCGGGCGTGATCAAAGAACTGCGCCGCGAAGTCTGCGAATTGCATTCGGAATTGACCCGCTACCAACTGGTGATCTGGACGGCTGGCAATGTGTCGGCGAGGGTGCCGGGCGCGGATCTGTTGGTAGTGAAGCCTTCCGGGGTTTCCTATGACGATCTCACGCCGGAAAACATGGTGCTGGTGGATTTCCAGGGCCGGGTGTTGGAGGGTGATCTCGCGCCGTCTTCTGACGCATCCGCGGCTGCGTATGTCTATCAACACATGCCCGAGGTCGGGTCGGTAGTCCATACACACTCCACGTACGCCACCGCCTGGGCCGCCCGCGGTGAGGCAATTCCCTGCGTGCTGACCATGATGGCCGACGAATTCGGGGGCGAGATACCGGTAGGCCCGTTCGCTCTGATCGGCGACGATTCGATCGGTCGCGGCATCGTGTCGACCCTGCAAGGCCACCGTTCTGCCGCTGTGCTGATGAAGAGCCATGGAGTATTCACAATCGGGAAAAATGCGCGTGCTGCGGTGAAGGCGGCAGTGATGTGCGAAGACGTCGCGAAAAGCGTGCACATTGCACGTCAACTGGGCCAACCCGTACCTATCGCATCCGCAGATGTCGACGCTCTCTTTGATCGATACCAGAACGCTTATGGACAAGGACCCGTGGTTCCCCAGCCCGAAAAGGAAGATCGCCCATGA
- the araB gene encoding ribulokinase produces MSAVLEHSYVVGVDYGTLSGRAVVVRVSDGMEMGAAVSDYRHAVLDTALPTGETLPPDWALQVPSDYVDVLKSAVPQAIAAAGIDPAHVIGIATDFTACTVLPTLADGTPLAELAEFAQRPHAYVKLWRHHAAQGQADRINTLAAAREEDWLPKYGGLISAEWEFAKGLELLEADPEIYHRMDHWVEAADWIVWQLGGEYVRSECTAGYKGIRQNGAYPSREFLAALNPEFADFAVAKLDHRMGVLGSVAGYLTAEAAAWTGLPVGIAVAVGNVDAHVTASAAQAIDPGQMVAIMGTSTCHILNGTQLREVPGMCGVVDGGVVPGLWGYEAGQSGVGDIFGWFVKHSVPASYSETAATRGISVHELLTELASAQQIGAHGLVALDWHSGNRSVLVDHELSAVVVGQTLATRPEDTYRALLEATAFGARTIVQAFTSSGVPVTEFVVAGGLLKNPLLMQIYADVLRLPLSIIGSEQGPALGAAIHAAVAAGAYADIAAAARSMGKVHRGVYQPIEANARRYDALFAEYTTLHDYFGRGTNTVMHRLKAIRRAAVTG; encoded by the coding sequence GTGAGCGCAGTCTTGGAGCACTCCTATGTTGTCGGAGTCGACTACGGGACCCTGTCGGGTCGAGCCGTGGTCGTGAGGGTTTCCGACGGCATGGAGATGGGAGCGGCGGTGTCGGACTACCGACACGCGGTGCTCGATACTGCGTTGCCGACGGGCGAAACTCTTCCACCGGATTGGGCTCTTCAGGTGCCCTCGGATTATGTGGACGTCCTGAAATCCGCTGTTCCGCAGGCAATCGCGGCAGCTGGCATCGACCCAGCCCACGTCATCGGGATTGCCACAGACTTCACGGCGTGCACGGTGCTGCCGACTCTGGCAGATGGCACTCCGCTGGCCGAACTCGCCGAGTTTGCTCAGCGCCCACACGCCTACGTCAAGTTGTGGCGACACCACGCCGCTCAAGGGCAGGCGGATCGGATCAACACCTTGGCCGCCGCCCGCGAGGAAGACTGGTTGCCCAAATACGGAGGACTGATCTCCGCCGAATGGGAATTCGCCAAGGGACTGGAGCTGTTGGAGGCGGACCCGGAGATCTACCATCGGATGGATCATTGGGTGGAGGCCGCCGACTGGATCGTCTGGCAACTGGGCGGTGAATACGTCCGCAGCGAATGCACGGCCGGCTACAAGGGGATTCGCCAGAACGGTGCGTACCCGAGCCGCGAGTTTCTGGCCGCATTAAACCCGGAATTCGCTGATTTCGCCGTTGCTAAACTCGACCACAGGATGGGCGTATTAGGTTCCGTGGCAGGGTATCTCACGGCAGAGGCTGCCGCCTGGACCGGGCTGCCAGTGGGGATCGCCGTTGCGGTCGGGAACGTTGACGCTCACGTGACGGCTTCGGCGGCACAGGCCATCGATCCGGGTCAGATGGTGGCCATTATGGGAACCTCGACGTGCCACATCCTCAACGGAACGCAACTGCGCGAAGTGCCCGGCATGTGCGGCGTGGTGGATGGCGGTGTGGTCCCCGGCCTCTGGGGCTACGAGGCGGGGCAAAGCGGCGTCGGCGACATCTTCGGATGGTTTGTCAAACATTCGGTTCCAGCCAGCTACAGCGAAACCGCTGCCACGCGGGGTATCTCGGTGCACGAGCTACTCACAGAACTCGCCAGCGCGCAGCAGATTGGCGCGCATGGGCTTGTCGCATTGGATTGGCACAGCGGTAACCGCTCGGTGCTGGTCGACCACGAACTTTCCGCGGTGGTCGTGGGACAAACGCTGGCCACGCGGCCGGAGGACACTTACCGGGCGCTGCTGGAAGCAACGGCATTTGGGGCCCGCACCATTGTTCAGGCATTCACTTCCTCGGGCGTCCCCGTCACGGAATTCGTGGTTGCGGGCGGTCTGCTCAAGAACCCGCTTTTGATGCAGATCTATGCTGACGTGCTCAGGTTGCCACTGAGCATCATCGGGTCGGAGCAAGGACCAGCGCTGGGAGCGGCCATTCATGCCGCAGTAGCTGCTGGTGCTTATGCCGACATTGCCGCCGCTGCCAGATCCATGGGCAAAGTCCATCGCGGCGTCTACCAACCTATCGAGGCGAATGCTCGGCGTTATGACGCGTTGTTCGCCGAGTACACCACCCTTCACGACTACTTCGGCAGAGGCACCAACACTGTGATGCACAGACTCAAGGCGATCCGCAGAGCCGCGGTGACCGGATGA
- a CDS encoding LacI family DNA-binding transcriptional regulator has product MVAAVGGGSHSDSADGDSAAGDSAVALMHGSAARSPGMHDVARVAGVSHQTVSRVLNDHPNVRRETKERVQQAIVELGYRRNTAARTLVTNRSGVIGVVTPRSVLYGPTSTLIAVEAAAREAGFFVSLVSVDESGQALLSNVFEHFMDQGVDAMVVIAPSVALLAAAEAASTRCPMVLISADVASCKTFHTASVDNEDGARKLTKHLIDLGHRDIVHLAGPTAFMESRARIRGWSAELTSAGLPADRIFDGDWTAGRGYEVGGLLLKERLPTAVFAANDQMALGLIRAFTEAGIAMPEQVSVVGFDDIAAAAYLSPPLTTLRQDFELLGRRCIQMLTALMAGQAVANEVISPEMVIRDSTAPPRT; this is encoded by the coding sequence GTGGTGGCTGCGGTCGGCGGCGGGTCTCATAGCGACTCGGCTGATGGTGACTCGGCTGCTGGTGACTCAGCAGTGGCCCTCATGCACGGCTCCGCAGCGCGCTCACCCGGAATGCACGACGTCGCCAGGGTCGCCGGCGTCTCTCATCAAACAGTTTCGCGCGTGCTCAACGACCACCCCAACGTTCGGCGCGAAACCAAAGAGCGTGTGCAGCAAGCAATTGTCGAACTTGGCTACCGCAGAAACACTGCCGCCCGAACTCTCGTCACCAACCGTTCCGGCGTTATCGGTGTAGTGACCCCACGTTCGGTCCTTTATGGACCCACCAGCACCTTGATCGCGGTCGAGGCCGCAGCACGGGAGGCCGGATTCTTTGTCAGCCTGGTCAGCGTGGACGAGAGCGGACAGGCATTGCTGTCCAACGTTTTCGAGCACTTCATGGACCAGGGCGTCGATGCCATGGTGGTGATCGCACCATCTGTGGCTTTGTTGGCGGCCGCGGAGGCGGCGTCGACACGTTGCCCGATGGTGCTTATTTCCGCGGACGTGGCCTCCTGCAAGACATTTCACACGGCATCTGTGGACAATGAAGATGGTGCTCGCAAACTGACCAAGCACCTCATCGACCTCGGGCACCGCGATATTGTGCATCTCGCGGGCCCGACCGCGTTTATGGAGTCGCGGGCCCGGATTCGCGGCTGGAGCGCCGAACTCACATCAGCGGGGTTGCCGGCGGATCGCATATTCGACGGCGATTGGACGGCCGGTCGTGGGTACGAGGTCGGCGGGCTTCTGCTGAAGGAGCGACTGCCAACGGCGGTCTTCGCTGCGAATGATCAGATGGCGTTAGGGCTGATCCGGGCATTCACCGAGGCGGGAATCGCGATGCCCGAGCAGGTCTCAGTAGTCGGGTTTGACGACATCGCGGCAGCGGCGTATCTAAGTCCGCCGCTGACCACTCTCAGGCAAGACTTCGAGCTGTTGGGCCGACGGTGCATCCAGATGCTGACGGCGCTGATGGCGGGTCAGGCTGTAGCTAACGAAGTAATCAGCCCGGAGATGGTGATCCGGGACAGCACCGCCCCTCCTCGCACATGA
- the cobA gene encoding uroporphyrinogen-III C-methyltransferase: MTDPRSTAPKNVSPTLEAVVSGSTSFAAHLELAGRPVLVVGAGPDALPKITALRAARATVTVFAERALPSIQDMAERGLISWQRRTLDDVGLQDFWLVVAASNDAEIDLRTEQLCTANKVFCLRGSGLVPAVEPQTGTLRKPGGRVILVGGGPGDPALITIAGAAALREADVVITDRLAPLAALEHVLPGTEIIDVSKIPRGLTTPQEEINRLIIVHAHAGKTVVRFKGGDNFVFGRGGEEMIACAAEGIDVVVIPGVTSAIAAPALAGIPVTHRGLNQGFTVITGHVPPGDARSRLDYEALARTGTDLILLMAVANLGTITAELIARGMPADTPAATIADAGLESQRAAHGTVSTIAEVARAAGIVSPAVTVIGAVAGFDPKTSH; this comes from the coding sequence ATGACCGACCCGCGCAGTACTGCACCAAAGAATGTCAGTCCCACACTGGAGGCCGTAGTGTCCGGCAGTACAAGTTTTGCGGCCCATCTCGAATTAGCGGGACGCCCGGTGCTGGTTGTCGGAGCCGGCCCCGATGCCCTCCCCAAAATTACCGCCCTACGAGCGGCTCGCGCCACGGTCACGGTGTTTGCCGAACGCGCACTCCCGTCGATTCAGGACATGGCCGAGCGCGGTCTCATCAGCTGGCAGCGGCGCACCTTGGATGATGTTGGCCTGCAGGACTTTTGGCTTGTAGTGGCAGCCTCCAACGACGCTGAAATTGACCTGAGAACCGAGCAGTTGTGCACTGCCAACAAGGTCTTTTGCTTGCGCGGTAGTGGTCTGGTCCCAGCCGTCGAACCACAGACTGGAACGCTACGAAAGCCTGGCGGTCGGGTGATTTTGGTCGGTGGTGGACCCGGTGATCCCGCGCTGATCACGATTGCAGGGGCAGCGGCGCTACGGGAAGCCGACGTGGTGATCACCGATCGGTTGGCGCCGCTCGCGGCTTTGGAGCACGTACTGCCTGGCACCGAGATCATTGATGTGTCAAAGATTCCACGCGGTCTTACCACCCCGCAGGAGGAGATCAACCGGCTTATTATCGTCCACGCCCACGCTGGAAAGACCGTGGTCCGTTTCAAGGGCGGCGACAACTTTGTGTTCGGTCGCGGCGGCGAGGAAATGATCGCGTGCGCCGCGGAGGGTATCGACGTGGTGGTGATACCCGGGGTAACGTCCGCCATTGCTGCTCCGGCACTTGCGGGTATCCCGGTCACCCACCGCGGTCTCAACCAAGGGTTCACCGTGATCACCGGCCATGTGCCGCCGGGTGATGCTCGGTCGCGGTTGGACTACGAAGCGTTGGCACGCACCGGTACCGATCTCATTTTGCTGATGGCGGTGGCCAATTTAGGTACCATCACCGCCGAGTTGATCGCGCGGGGGATGCCAGCAGACACCCCTGCTGCCACGATCGCTGACGCCGGCCTGGAATCGCAGCGCGCCGCGCACGGTACGGTCAGCACCATCGCGGAAGTTGCCAGGGCAGCCGGTATTGTTTCGCCTGCGGTGACAGTGATCGGCGCGGTCGCTGGATTCGATCCAAAAACTTCACACTAG
- a CDS encoding DEAD/DEAH box helicase family protein → MPPKRKRTSARRTTAVARNLTTRTVRPSSRKPSIGKTATPAPFAAFGERIWLLEVPFGQAAPGATWVPQWKAHSYAGPALPPALASFASKPFSYQRWLEDELNDVPGPPPRSIVAKEPRRGQYEGADAIIAAAEAGARQFLLADAPGTGKTITLILAAIEIAKSRLAAAPPAKGPTRRPHILVTVDRPAAITVAHWRASIAAVHAGEPVHLGELTNYDAQRPRWLIISPDQLSKLLARNGKPRFRFDVVILDEAQLYRHVDTKRVSAMRRVARFADTHDQAPFVIAATATPSHNPAELTYLGPVFAQIHGEDPSAWDDVGARMAAMGLPLVQRYGKWTWNAEAAQSGALQSESTRVVRRWLTGHTPSLMLHRPAEWGEAPLEPMPVELSAAEQDQYRVDWGVFQKEMGLARVGKSAARGRAAIMRFRQKAGMIRVPYTVDWVLAQVAAGWQVAVSVEFVSTAADPIADALAAQGIAVSRIYGSGRFDAEAERLKFQHGHTQVCVFTVTSSISLHAGEMMADGSRATLTPRIGVLHQPGYSGIAARQRLGRIHRDGQVGEWWMAYAENTIEEQVAGTLMDRLRSTTDIVGGDTSALRSVAALLGADWLPETALTETV, encoded by the coding sequence ATGCCCCCAAAGCGAAAGCGCACCAGCGCTAGGCGGACCACAGCTGTTGCGCGCAATCTCACCACCCGCACCGTTCGGCCCAGTTCGCGCAAGCCCTCTATCGGCAAAACTGCCACACCTGCGCCATTTGCCGCCTTCGGCGAGCGAATCTGGCTGCTAGAAGTACCTTTTGGTCAAGCCGCGCCCGGCGCAACCTGGGTTCCCCAGTGGAAGGCGCACTCGTACGCGGGCCCCGCGCTGCCGCCAGCCCTGGCATCCTTTGCCTCGAAGCCTTTCAGCTACCAGCGATGGCTGGAAGACGAGCTCAACGACGTCCCTGGCCCACCACCACGAAGCATCGTCGCCAAGGAGCCGCGGCGCGGTCAGTACGAGGGCGCAGATGCGATCATCGCCGCCGCCGAAGCGGGAGCAAGGCAGTTTTTGTTGGCCGATGCCCCTGGCACCGGTAAAACCATCACGCTCATTCTTGCTGCCATCGAGATCGCAAAATCCCGCCTGGCCGCTGCACCGCCGGCTAAAGGCCCCACTCGTAGGCCCCATATTCTGGTCACCGTTGACCGGCCCGCCGCTATTACTGTTGCGCACTGGCGTGCCTCCATCGCCGCGGTCCACGCTGGCGAACCGGTCCACCTCGGCGAGCTGACCAACTATGACGCCCAGCGCCCGCGCTGGCTAATCATCTCTCCCGATCAGCTATCGAAGTTGCTGGCCCGCAACGGAAAACCGCGATTTCGTTTCGACGTCGTCATCTTGGACGAAGCGCAACTGTACCGACATGTTGATACAAAACGGGTTTCGGCGATGCGCCGGGTCGCGCGGTTCGCAGATACCCACGACCAAGCACCGTTTGTGATCGCTGCGACTGCCACTCCCTCCCACAATCCGGCCGAATTAACCTACTTGGGGCCGGTTTTCGCACAGATCCATGGTGAGGATCCCAGCGCCTGGGATGACGTGGGAGCGCGGATGGCGGCCATGGGGCTGCCGTTGGTTCAGAGGTACGGAAAGTGGACGTGGAACGCCGAGGCTGCCCAATCGGGCGCACTGCAGTCGGAGTCGACCCGGGTGGTCCGACGATGGCTTACCGGCCACACGCCGTCACTGATGTTGCACCGCCCGGCAGAGTGGGGCGAGGCGCCACTGGAGCCGATGCCGGTGGAATTATCGGCCGCCGAGCAGGATCAGTACCGGGTGGATTGGGGCGTTTTCCAAAAGGAGATGGGACTGGCCCGGGTGGGGAAATCTGCTGCTCGAGGCCGCGCCGCCATCATGAGGTTTCGCCAGAAAGCTGGGATGATCCGGGTCCCCTACACGGTCGATTGGGTGCTGGCCCAGGTCGCCGCGGGCTGGCAGGTCGCAGTATCTGTCGAGTTCGTTTCGACTGCAGCAGACCCCATCGCAGACGCGTTGGCCGCTCAAGGCATTGCCGTGTCGAGGATCTACGGCTCCGGGCGATTCGATGCGGAAGCCGAACGCCTGAAGTTTCAGCACGGCCACACGCAGGTGTGCGTCTTCACCGTGACGTCGTCCATCAGTTTGCACGCTGGCGAGATGATGGCCGATGGATCACGCGCCACGCTCACCCCACGGATCGGTGTGCTGCATCAGCCTGGCTACTCGGGGATCGCTGCCCGACAGCGTTTGGGTCGGATTCACCGCGATGGGCAGGTGGGCGAATGGTGGATGGCCTACGCGGAGAACACTATTGAAGAACAGGTGGCCGGCACGTTGATGGATCGCCTGCGCTCCACCACAGACATTGTGGGCGGTGACACCAGCGCGTTGCGCAGCGTCGCTGCTCTCCTTGGCGCCGACTGGTTGCCGGAAACGGCACTGACCGAAACGGTCTAA
- a CDS encoding TIGR03618 family F420-dependent PPOX class oxidoreductase, with translation MLEFVAERHLATLTTLRADFSPHVVAVGFTYDPSTGMARVITGRGTVKARNAGRSLDIPGGTRAAVCQVDGRRWLTLEGQVRVSSDPLEVAEAVQRYAVRYRQPRVNPERVVIIIQVDRALGHA, from the coding sequence ATGCTGGAATTCGTCGCCGAACGGCACCTCGCGACGCTGACCACCCTGCGTGCTGATTTTAGTCCGCACGTGGTGGCCGTGGGCTTTACCTACGACCCCTCGACGGGAATGGCGCGCGTCATTACCGGACGCGGCACGGTCAAGGCGCGCAATGCCGGACGATCGCTGGACATCCCCGGCGGGACGCGGGCGGCAGTCTGCCAAGTTGACGGCCGACGATGGCTAACCCTGGAGGGACAAGTCCGCGTGAGCTCCGACCCGCTCGAGGTTGCCGAAGCCGTCCAGCGCTATGCAGTGCGATACCGCCAACCCAGGGTCAACCCCGAACGCGTCGTGATCATTATTCAGGTAGATCGCGCCCTCGGCCACGCGTGA